In Oryctolagus cuniculus chromosome X, mOryCun1.1, whole genome shotgun sequence, a single window of DNA contains:
- the NYX gene encoding nyctalopin, translated as MPQPGGSKPARRVTGRGMLVLLLHAVFLGLPCARAAEACTRACPAACTCSSVERGCAVRCDRAGLLRVPAEFPCEAASIDLDRNGLRILGERAFGTLPSLRRLSLRHNNLSFITPGAFKGLPRLAELRLAHNGDLRYLHARTFAALGRLRRLDLAACRLFSVPERLLAELPALRELAAFDNLFRRVPGALRGLANLTHAHLERGRIEAVASSSLLGLRRLRSLSLQANRVRAVHAGAFGDCGALEHLLLNDNLLAALPADAFRGLRRLRTLNLGGNALGLVARSWFADLVELELLYLDRNSIAFVEEGAFQNLSGLLALHLNGNRLTVLAWAAFQPGFFLGRLFLFRNPWRCDCHLEWLRDWMEGAGRVTDVPCASPGSVAGLDLSQVAFGRSSDGLCVDPEELNLTASSPGPSPEPVAATVSRFSSLLSKLLAPKGPVEEVANTTGGLVNASVPDNLPSRGVAGSGCGTTFLLASCLLLAAAQHSVCDLQRN; from the coding sequence CGGTGTTCCTCGGCCTGCCCTGCGCCCGGGCCGCGGAGGCCTGTACTCGCGCCTGCCCCGCcgcctgcacctgcagcagcGTGGAGCGAGGTTGCGCCGTGCGCTGCGACCGCGCGGGCCTCCTGCGGGTGCCCGCCGAGTTCCCGTGCGAGGCGGCCTCCATCGACCTGGACCGCAACGGCCTGCGCATCCTGGGCGAGCGGGCCTTCGGCACGCTGCCGTCGCTGCGCCGCCTGTCGCTGCGCCACAACAACCTGTCCTTCATCACGCCTGGCGCCTTCAAGGGCCTGCCGCGCCTGGCCGAGCTGCGCCTGGCGCACAACGGCGACCTGCGCTACCTGCACGCGCGCACCTTCGCCGCGCTCGGCCGCCTGCGCCGCCTCGACCTGGCCGCCTGCCGCCTCTTCAGCGTGCCTGAGCGCCTCCTGGCCGAGCTGCCCGCCCTGCGCGAGCTCGCCGCCTTCGACAACCTGTTCCGCCGCGTGCCGGGCGCGCTGCGCGGCCTGGCCAACCTGACGCACGCGCACCTGGAGCGCGGCCGCATCGAGGCGGTGGCCTCCAGCTCGCTGCTGGGCCTGCGGCGCCTGCGCTCGCTCAGCCTGCAGGCCAACCGCGTCCGCGCCGTGCACGCCGGCGCCTTCGGGGACTGCGGCGCGCTGGAGCACCTGCTTCTCAACGACAACCTGCTGGCCGCGCTGCCGGCCGACGCCTTCCGCGGCCTGCGCCGTCTGCGCACGCTCAACCTGGGCGGCAACGCGCTGGGCCTGGTGGCGCGCTCCTGGTTCGCCGACCTGGTCGAGCTTGAGCTGCTCTACCTGGACCGCAACAGCATCGCCTTCGTGGAGGAGGGCGCCTTCCAGAACCTCTCGGGCCTCCTCGCCCTGCACCTCAATGGCAACCGCCTCACCGTGCTCGCCTGGGCCGCCTTCCAGCCCGGCTTCTTCCTGGGCCGCCTCTTCCTCTTCCGCAACCCGTGGCGCTGCGACTGCCACCTGGAGTGGCTGCGGGACTGGATGGAGGGCGCAGGGCGCGTCACCGATGTACCGTGCGCGTCCCCGGGCTCCGTGGCCGGCCTAGACCTCAGCCAGGTGGCCTTCGGCCGCTCCTCCGATGGCCTTTGTGTGGACCCCGAGGAGCTGAACCTCACCGCGTCCAGCCCGGGCCCGTCCCCAGAGCCAGTGGCTGCCACCGTGAGCAGGTTCAGCAGCCTCCTCTCCAAGCTGCTGGCCCCGAAAGGCCCAGTGGAGGAGGTGGCCAACACCACGGGGGGTCTGGTCAATGCCTCCGTGCCTGACAACCTTCCCTCCCGCGGGGTGGCAGGCTCGGGCTGCGGGACCACCTTTCTCCTCGCCTCCTGTCTCCTGCTCGCCGCGGCCCAGCACTCCGTGTGTGACTTGCAGAGGAACTGA